CAACACTCGTTCATTTATGAATGGAGAATATTGTCTTTCGAGACGGATGGAATcatttatatatagagagaaatagcgttagatttaaataaaaaaaatagatatgtttaataaaagttatataacCCATGTTAAGCTTAACTCTTGTTAGCctcatagttaaaaaaaaacgtgggtTATCTCTCTTGAATAATTCATCATTTGCTTGGAGATTTACACATAACATCTTAAAGCGCGcacacagtgacacacacacacatagtgacacacacacacagactgtcacacacacagatacattaatgaaaaaaaaagtataatggTGATTGTGTGGtagaaacattatttatttactttgaagtgtctttttttttattattttgatatcACAGATAGTATAACTGCATTACTGCAACTGTATTACCTCAGATGActtgttaataaattaagtaaaaaaaaatattctaaaataaacagacctcagggacattaaaatacaatattagACTACgttctagaaaaaaatatcaggCTTATCTTCAGGTCCGAAGAGtaatgatgagtgcagtatATCACGTGACTACGCAGTCTCAGCTGCgccctacatattttcccgcacCCAGCgtagatttaaaatatataattctgtataaacaaacaatatattgaCTCCATTTCAGTCCAAATTTAGAGTTCattattaacaatatatatatatatatatatatatagatagatagatagatagatagatttataagaatttatttactattacatttctgttaaaaataaatatatctaacaTATATAGGTACagtatacacatatttataaTGTGAACAAGTTAAGTAAAGAAACATTCACGTTCTTCACCACACATATTGCTTATAGTGGCTTACACTGTGTgtcattatttatatattgaaacaaaacgactctttaaaaaagtatcattaaaacatgttttaataacttaaaaaaaaatatttcagaaaaatgaaataaagtttGACGGTACTACCCGTGAATTAAAccagtgtttccaaaactttgtccctaatggaacacttcgcacaatctgagcattaaatggaacacattgtttattttgttttttagacaGATTGATTCACGTGTCGGCCTACCAGTGAATTATTCCAGAAGTTCGTGGGACACCTATTAAGGCCTCGCGGTACACAGCTTGGGGAATCAGCAATAAATGTCTTTAAGGAATAGGACTATTAATTGTACAAACAGTGTAGAGAAATAAGTATCCCCCTTACCccaaacgcacacacacactaacggaaacatttttattttaatattgacAGAACAGGTTTCAAATCTTCTAGCAAAGCCTATAAACACTCGTAATTAGTATGAAAGATTTGCATAGCTGTTAGTTATAGGTTAGTCCTTTCGTTAAAACACAGACAGCAAGTATCATTAGCGTGCAGGTAAAGATACATTAATGTTACTAGTACTGTTGGACGCTGATTTTACATTAGGAATATATTTTGAATGAATCTTGTATGGTGTAGCGTTGACTAATTTGTAATAGTATACGTACAATTTAGTGTCCCAAAATACTCCAGCGTAATCCAGTAAATACGAAATGACCATTAATCCACTAAATAATTATATGCTTGAATGTCACACAACTCGGTGAATGATAACTTAACACGTGTgacattcaaacaaaaaatcatcCATTATCATGGAAATAATTAGACTTGACATATAAATCTtcacaataaataaatctgtaTGTGCCTCAGtattgagaataaaaaaaataataatggaaTCAATTCTTTTGTATCCTGTCACAAGAGGGCCACGTCCTGTTGAGCAGCTGACAAAACAGCCTCATCTGTGCCATGACCTTTGGAGAGAATCCCGGACCATCTGTTCCACTGTCTTCCTCAAAGAACGGGTTACGCTTGTAAGAAGGCACATAGTTGGAGACAGGGGACAAGCCGGAAGGCATGTCTTTAGGAGAATGTGTCACGTGAGACTCCAGCGTGTCACAGGGAATACCCGAGACGGCCTTGATGACGTCATCCAGGTACACTTGCGTGTACTGTTGAACCATTAAGGGCACGGGAACATCACTTGACATCAAGGCTAATGTTACTGTTGGTAGGGGAAGCTTGCTCTTCTCACAGTGTATCTTCAGCGAGGGTATATAGCGAAGTGTGGCATCGAAAAccctttaaaaagaaagatcaGTAACTCAGCATAAAAACATTGGTAGGTTGGGAAGaagcatacattttaatttcatctttttttttttttttaattactttcgTTTATCGCATATTTCATGCTGTAGTGTACGCTAAGTGCGCTTTGGTCGAATCTCATaagtggaccagttggggggaggggtatctggaagaaggtttccgtgctgcctctaGGCGCTCGGCAAACACAACTCAAGCAGGGATTCGAGCTCAAGCCGATTGGTTTATGCCACTCAGCGATACATATTTATcacagaattactttactttacaaaacaaagattTGATGTTTCTCTATCCAGTTTTCATCGATATCCTGGATTTCTTGATGTAATCACATAACATCGATAACGACTCAATAGAACCCAAGCAAAATtaacataaatacacaattaataaaatgtttttatatcattttttttcctgtccTTAGacgctaaaaaaataattaaaaaaaaatagagcatctgcaatttttaaaaaattgattaagGCCAAAATGTTTTCTAAAGAATGACCTTGTTTCCATGCTTGTAGCTTGAGTCTTTAGGTCCAGAACAACAATGATACATCTATACCACAACATTTCATCAGGGTCGAGACGTAAACCACACGGTGACCTCTGGCAATACACACGTGAGAAAACAAAGTTTCAGTAAAAGCATACAAACTAGTGAGATGTTGAAATAACATTTTCGAATACTAGAAAGTATTCTCAATATTGAAATGCATTTATAATTCAAGAAGTTATCCTAAGTACTAGAATGTACACTTGATAATACAAGTGTTAGAAAATGTACAACTCTCACCACAAAGTAACATTGTATATTACATCATTTACGATCTTGCGTAGTTTTAGGGCGTAAATGTTCTTTATGCAACCcacgttgtttttttaacttgtcataaaaatgtataaaattatcaaaatgtTCTCTATCATTAACTTGAAAAATGTCTCATCCAAGACATGGGCGCAAATATCCAAGACATGGGCGCAAATAGTCAAGACATTGGCACAAATAGTCAAGACATGGGCGCAAATAGTCAAGACATGGGCGCAAATAGTCAAGACATGGGCGCAAATAGTCAAGACATGGGCGCAAATAGTCAAGACATGGGCGCAAATAGTCAAGACATGGGCGCAAATAGTCAAGACATGGGCGCAAATATCCAAGACATGGGCGCAAATAGTCAAGACATTGGCACAAATAGTCAAGACATGGGCGCAAATAGTCAAGACATGGGCGCAAATATCCAAGACATGGGCGCAAATAGTCAAGACATGGGCGCAAATATCCAAGACATGGGCGCAAATAGTCAAGACATGGGCGCAAATATCCAAGACATGGGCGCAAATAGTCAAGATATGGGCGCAAATAGTCAAAACATGAGCGCAAATAGTCAAGACAATACTTGatgtaacaaaattaaaatgttaaagttAACTAGTAATGATTATACTTACATCTCGGTTACACTTGACTTTTAAATTGTAGGTAGTTTTTAGTAACCTCTTGAGTTCACGTGATTTCGCCTCTACAACTGACATCTGACCTTCTTCAGCAGGGTCAGTGTCGTCGTataaaatcaatagatctaaatagtcaGTCTGAGCCGTGTTGTTTGGATCACATGCTTCAACGGTACTTTGAAACTGTAGATCTAGCACATGATGAAACAGGTCGCTGGGATTCGTGTCTTTGAGCTGCAGACTTGCTGCCGCCGAATACAGATTCACTTTGATCTGTAAAGTTACTTTGTCGGCCGTATCCAAAAATTCAACTTGTGGAAGAAACAGATTTAAAAACGCGAGAGCCATTGTATACTTTCTCAAAGCTAAATAACTTTGTATGGCTCTATCAAAAATGTCTGGATCTTTAAACTTTTCTGTATCGTGTAGTCTTAAATCTTCTGTCagtttgaaaacattttgaTGCTGGCCGCAGATGTCCAATAATTGAAAAAGCCTTTTTTCATGGGGATTTTCTTTAGTACAATTAGTCCTTACTTGTAAATAAGCCTTCCATATATTAATTGTATAAAGATGTGGAGATTTGGAAATATAACTTGCTGCTTGAATGATAGCAGTCATGAAGTTCTCTATCGCCTTTTCCTTCAAATCCTCTTTATCTGTCACAGACAAAGTTTTCAGAGAATTGCATAAACTGTTCACTTCAGGAGATGCTTGAGATtcacagctttttaaaaatgtttgttcatATTTCACCTCACGAGGAGAATCTGAATTATAAATGATGTGCCTTTTGGGAGTGTGTTCAAGATCAACCTCTGAATCTGTGACTATAGCTTCGTTGGCTTCATATTCGCGAATGGAACAAAAAATTCGAGCGAATACTTCTGATGGAGTGCACTGATCATCTGCTATATAATACATGGCCAGGTAACAGAGTCCAATCTGTTCGTATGCTGAAACTATGTTGGCATGCTCAGCATCTTCACTGTTCACGTTGTCTTTAGATAAATATTGAGCAATCCTAATGACTTCTGAGAATTGTTCTATAGCGTCTTCGAAAAGACCACACGATTTTAAGAACTGACCATAATTAAACATAGCGGGAATATTGTCTTTTAACGAAATTTCAACTCCTTTTCTATAGCATTCTATCGCTTTCTGGACGTCAACTGAAGCAAAATCTAAAAATACGCTTTTAGGGTCATGACTTATACTTTTCCACCGCAAACCCAGCTGATCAGTTTGCATACGTCTGGCGCGTTTCCCGTAAGCTATTGCCAGATGATGATAAGCGACAGTATGTGGCATTAAATGGGTGGATTTTTCTAAAACTTGAATGGCTTTATTCCAGTCAAAGCGATGTATAATCCTACCACACTCACACAATACTCGAGAGTCATCGTTGCTGAACTCCAAAGCGAGATCGCAAAGTTTCTTGACGCTCATTGACCTAAATATCGGATGACAGATGTTGAACTCTACATAAGTCTGAAAATGAGCTCGTAGCACTGCCAGTTCGATGTAGGCTCTACCGCGATTGACTGTGTTCGGGTCTGAATCAGCGACAGAGAAGAGCACATCTGCAGTTTTTTCCATGCGTTCGAGAAAAGCAGCCTGGTTAAGGAATTCTGAATTTGCTATTTTGGGATGCAGTGACCGCCGGCATGTGATTCCAAGCTCTAGCTTAGCATTCCAATCTTCTGGCTTAGCTTGTAAATACTCAGTGTATAGCTGTATAGCTTGAGATAAATTCATTGGCCCTCCAATTTTCTTATACGCAAAAGCTAGCTCTAACGTAGCCTGTGTCTTAAGGGAATCATAAGAGCGTCCTGATTTTAGCTTTTCTAGTGTACTCAAACACTGTAAGGCCCTTGAGACTTTTTTATACCAATGCATTATGTAGGCTGTGTTTGCTAATGATATTATATTTTCACTTTGAGAAAGACGTTCGCAAAGTTCTGAAGCTTTTTCTCTCTTGTCAAGTTTATGATAAATCCAAAGTAGCAGGTTCATTTTTCGGGGGTCCTCAGTTTTAGAGTTATTGATCTCCAATTCAagtctcttttttctttcttttaatctGAATTTCTTCACATGTTTGAAGTCTAAGTGGAAAGTGCAAGGGAATACACGGAGACGCTCCACAAAATTTGTTTCCTGTTTTTGCAATACATTCTTCATTCTACTGACCGAGGTACaaagttaaaacatttatttcataaagTTGGGAAACTATTGCAGGTAGGATGTTAAATATAATCCCAAAAACACAGCTCAATGTAGCTTAAAAAATGGACTTCTCAagaagtttgtttaaaaaaaaaaatctggctgTCTCTTTGCATAGGCCCCTTCGATTTGATGACACAACAAAGTGTTGACATTGTGAGccagatagaaaaaaaaaagaagcttataaGAATGTATAATTCTGTGtagattctttttttaattgttaattttaaaaGCAGTAGTTTGTAATGACTGTAGTGTCCGTCTTGTTCAATTGTTTAACCACCATTCCGATGATGGCCACTTGTTATTAATGATGTCTTTTGGGAGATAAATCGTGATCTGTCTTTAGCATTTATAATAGAAGTGCATATTatgttattttatgttttgcTGTGTTGGGAAAAAAACCTGTAAAGTCAAATCACATTTCCTTATGTACTGGTCAATACAGTTGATCCTATCCCAAGTTTGACCGCAAGAGAGTCAAGTTCCTTTGTGTTTGTGAGGTCGAAGATTGTAGAAAAGGCACCAAAAAGAATGAACGATTCTAAGAAATCAAGcactgaaaaaaagaaaaaaaaattctattatcACACAAATGCAACCATATTTATATAATGTTCGTATTTCattaatctttaaaataagcTTATACATTAGACAGAAAAGAACCAGAACCTTTTATTGGTATGTGTGCTTTTGTGTTTTAACTACATTGGAGATTTCTTAGCTATAGTAGACAATGAAAGGTTAACAGGTTCCTGTTTGTCACAAACCGCTCTGTACACGCACCCGTCTCTATGTGTATGTAGCAAAACAACGACAGTCCCCTACCGGTCTGGCTAAGGAATGTTGATCCTAACTGACCTCTCACCCGCCATCATGGCCTTGTTTTATTGTTAATTGTTATCGGTTTctaaatctaattaaattatttgtgcttctaatatatttattgtaattaaattatatttattttattaatgggTAGGAAAAAACTACCAGCatatcttattttattgtcACTGTGACGAGGCGACCTGGTCTTTAACGAGGCAGGATGACCTGGGTACTGTGGGGACAAAGCGGCAGTCGGCgtgtgtgattttttttaatttttttttttaccgcagATGGTCGTACTCCCCTCTCGTTGtttttctaacattttaaaagttgaCATTTACATTTAAGACTATTTGTTTTGTTGGAAGACACGCCCACTTATTGAAATCATTTGGATcccttattttgtttttattttcattgatgtATACATTTATTGGATGATTcgattaactctttccctccgttattatttttccacgtttagaaggaatttttctttttgctcataactctttcactcccctgttatgattaagcttcaatagctttgtcgcctgttatcagaaaatgttttatttggtatagaattaaagggaaatgcatgcttttttttatataacacagagTCAAGttcataaaattaaacattaatttaatttaataaggtcaaatcaacgatggtatcgtcgataaGGAGAGAAAGTGTTAAGTCTTAATAAAGTTCTACGCGCAGTGTTTTTACATCTCATTCATGTGCCCTGTGATCTGATGTGTACGTGCTTAATACACAGATACAACCAAGCTACAAGTAGGGCTGTATATCGCGACAGGATTAAATCACTATAGGTCAAGACATACTTCCATACATACTTCCAACGTCAGCAGGTGGGCCTCCAGAACTAACACAGACAACGTCCATTTGAAACAGGAGCCAGCACAACGCCCGTTTGAAACAGGCGCCAGCACAACGTCCGTTTGAAACAGGCGCCAGCATAACGTCCGTTTGAAACAGGCGCCAGCATAACGTCCGTTTGAAACAGGCGCCAGCATAACGTCCGTTTGAAACAGGCGCCAGCACCACGTCCGTTTGAAACAGGCGCCAGCACAACGTCCGTTTGAAACAGGCGCCAGCACAGCGTCCGTTTGAAACAGGCGCCAGCACAACGTCCGTTTGAAACAGGCGCCAGCACGCTGCTCGCTTTCTGTGACattttaatacaatttattaaCCTTGAACTTGACATTGCTTATTAATAttgacataaaatataaaattatctcTTTGCCTGT
The DNA window shown above is from Biomphalaria glabrata chromosome 5, xgBioGlab47.1, whole genome shotgun sequence and carries:
- the LOC106077819 gene encoding uncharacterized protein LOC106077819 is translated as MKNVLQKQETNFVERLRVFPCTFHLDFKHVKKFRLKERKKRLELEINNSKTEDPRKMNLLLWIYHKLDKREKASELCERLSQSENIISLANTAYIMHWYKKVSRALQCLSTLEKLKSGRSYDSLKTQATLELAFAYKKIGGPMNLSQAIQLYTEYLQAKPEDWNAKLELGITCRRSLHPKIANSEFLNQAAFLERMEKTADVLFSVADSDPNTVNRGRAYIELAVLRAHFQTYVEFNICHPIFRSMSVKKLCDLALEFSNDDSRVLCECGRIIHRFDWNKAIQVLEKSTHLMPHTVAYHHLAIAYGKRARRMQTDQLGLRWKSISHDPKSVFLDFASVDVQKAIECYRKGVEISLKDNIPAMFNYGQFLKSCGLFEDAIEQFSEVIRIAQYLSKDNVNSEDAEHANIVSAYEQIGLCYLAMYYIADDQCTPSEVFARIFCSIREYEANEAIVTDSEVDLEHTPKRHIIYNSDSPREVKYEQTFLKSCESQASPEVNSLCNSLKTLSVTDKEDLKEKAIENFMTAIIQAASYISKSPHLYTINIWKAYLQVRTNCTKENPHEKRLFQLLDICGQHQNVFKLTEDLRLHDTEKFKDPDIFDRAIQSYLALRKYTMALAFLNLFLPQVEFLDTADKVTLQIKVNLYSAAASLQLKDTNPSDLFHHVLDLQFQSTVEACDPNNTAQTDYLDLLILYDDTDPAEEGQMSVVEAKSRELKRLLKTTYNLKVKCNRDRSPCGLRLDPDEMLWYRCIIVVLDLKTQATSMETRVFDATLRYIPSLKIHCEKSKLPLPTVTLALMSSDVPVPLMVQQYTQVYLDDVIKAVSGIPCDTLESHVTHSPKDMPSGLSPVSNYVPSYKRNPFFEEDSGTDGPGFSPKVMAQMRLFCQLLNRTWPSCDRIQKN